From Triticum aestivum cultivar Chinese Spring chromosome 4A, IWGSC CS RefSeq v2.1, whole genome shotgun sequence, a single genomic window includes:
- the LOC123083483 gene encoding uncharacterized protein: MRSCYSSSSLCGISRAAWRHVVAGTLSLSGSHNQHRHSLRYLPLRPPVPPIALGLAERFFSSSSPKRSTKRSAAKKATPPPMDSAGGDPFYVVRKGDVIGIYKNLADCQAQVSNSVCDPSVTVYKGYSLRKDTEEYLAARGLKNALYSINAADARDELFDDLAPCPFQQPDGTSTLKRPQEVETGPSKKHPKVAEQEPLPDSHLSCILEFDGACKGNPGKSGAGVVVRRSDGSVIAQLREGLGIATNNAAEYRALLLGLRYAAKKGFKYVRAQGDSKLVCNQVQDLWRVRNDNMADLCKKVKDLKGNFLQFQINHVLREFNADADAQANFAVELPVGEIQEQSNFPC, encoded by the exons ATgaggagttgctattcttcttcttctctctgtGGGATTTCTAGAGCGGCGTGGAGGCACGTGGTGGCCGGCACCCTGAGCCTGAGCGGCAGCCACAACCAACACCGGCACAGTCTGCGCTACTTGCCCCTCAGGCCTCCCGTGCCGCCCATTGCCCTTGGCCTCGCTGAGcgcttcttctcttcctcctcgcCCAAGCGCTCCACCAAGAGATCCGCCGCAAAGAAGGCCACGCCGCCGCCGATGGACTCTGCCGGCGGCGACCCGTTCTATGTCGTCCGCAAGGGGGATGTCATCGGCATCTACAAGAACCTCGCCGACTGCCAAGCTCAAGTCAGCAATTCG GTCTGCGATCCTTCTGTGACTGTGTACAAAGGCTATTCTCTGCGTAAAGACACCGAGGAGTATCTCGCGGCGCGCGGGTTGAAGAATGCTCTGTATTCCATTAATGCAGCAGATGCAAGAGATGAATTGTTTGATGATCTGGCTCCCTGCCCTTTCCAG CAACCTGATGGAACCTCTACTTTGAAAAGGCCACAAGAGGTG GAAACTGGACCATCAAAGAAGCATCCCAAAGTCGCTGAACAGGAGCCATTACCTGATAGTCAT CTATCCTGCATTCTTGAATTTGATGGTGCTTGCAAAGGAAATCCCGGGAAATCAGGCGCCGGTGTAGTAGTAAGGCGGTCAGATGGATCTGTG ATTGCTCAACTACGTGAGGGTTTGGGTATTGCAACGAATAACGCTGCTGAATATCGTGCATTGCTCCTGGGGTTGAGATATGCTGCTAAGAAGGGATTCAAGTATGTTCGTGCTCAAGGCGATTCTAAGCTTGTCTGTAACCAG GTCCAAGATCTCTGGCGTGTTAGGAATGATAATATGGCTGacttgtgcaagaaagttaaggACCTGAAGGGAAATTTTCTTCAGTTTCAAATCAACCATGTGTTGAGG GAATTTAATGCGGATGCTGATGCCCAAGCTAACTTTGCTGTTGAACTTCCTG TTGGTGAAATTCAAGAGCAGTCAAACTTCCCATGCTAG
- the LOC123083484 gene encoding brassinosteroid-responsive RING protein 1-like — MGFPAAVHAEVPKLLLNLLFLLDHLQRLSTWLLRLVGVGIQHDLSLTFDYPTASDFAHHHFHHGLELELEKHSPAIRFDALSTTGDEALLLPEGCAVCLADFHGATRVRRPHGCGHVFHRACLDRWAAYGHRTCPLCRVPLLPPFLLPLPS, encoded by the coding sequence ATGGGGTTCCCGGCGGCGGTGCACGCGGAGGTGCCCAAGCTGCTGCTCAACCTCCTCTTCCTGCTCGACCACCTCCAACGCCTCTCCACCTGGCTGCTCCGCCTTGTCGGCGTCGGCATACAACACGACCTGAGCCTCACCTTCGACTACCCCACCGCCTCCGACTTCGCCCACCACCACTTTCATCATGGCCTTGAGCTGGAGCTGGAGAAGCATTCCCCGGCCATTCGCTTCGACGCGCTCTCCACCACCGGTGACGAAGCTCTGCTGCTGCCGGAGGGGTGCGCGGTGTGCCTCGCCGACTTCCACGGCGCCACGCGCGTGCGTCGGCCGCACGGGTGCGGCCACGTGTTCCACCGCGCCTGCCTCGACCGCTGGGCCGCCTACGGCCACCGCACCTGCCCGCTCTGCCGGGTGCCTCTTCTCCCGCCCTTCCTCCTGCCACTGCCGTCGTGA